A window of Xyrauchen texanus isolate HMW12.3.18 chromosome 10, RBS_HiC_50CHRs, whole genome shotgun sequence contains these coding sequences:
- the LOC127650371 gene encoding phosphatase and actin regulator 4A-like isoform X2, translating to MEEFNSVEEEITSDDEVDHSVPVGDGANPAGGTPSGKGKFPNLGKIFKPWKWRKKRSSDKFNETSEVLERKISMRKPREELIERGLLKDIPENESKDVNHSKAPPVKNGHSAPLPGDHRSDTASEVKGTSSQPQGDKQRNSLAPEPERRNRAPSDVSRNRQPLDVDARTRFPPETDHRSRLESDSDRRVGTLPRESHSQDEGRYRRDEREEKGIRDKDSDRRDRKDDRDRDRRDKDKRDARPDKEDWHARDGRSERDERERDRRSDREKQEDKDWRDNRDRKELRDRKEDHEKRDEPERGDDREQKEPNERREDWERKEERERREERERKDDRDRKEVTKKQVSDEKLVRPQSEIDMRPSIQKSSSEIGLKVRPVSEAVQSSSLPQYTPAEDESRLRTGSVGVRFTPEPNPGITSTKESQQPTKHAILPPKWLMAASSSTEPAQAPSSSFSSLSSSSSSSAPPIVKPPPRTVSLNVDDSSCSNPVPPVTTGDQETLPTVPTHLAPPVPLPPKQPPVPPPKPAHHNSNTAVQASTLQRYSKAPPPQYWTSCRQQPDSGVYLSLPTYLCHRGSQLRPVDLSQTAVPVKPSPPIPPKRTTPVTKRHSDDSSTNQPEPPSTGPAPVPVLAPALPPVQSDDGSNGSSEEFSPPPTHIPPSPPRAHMAPHMDPPSPTTEPPSQPPLSLHIRIQRALNNPSPSQPKQDRSQRAHSLLFELPEVLAEAPGGGRFSLPVTIEPLRLPEDDDFDIEEELQKLRPTPQPARQPELEPRSRRGLVGDPRVTVIPEDGGPGNSEDEEDSDSDGPINYRDEEDDDDEEDVPTSGLASRVKRKDTLAMKLERQQEKEQSQEQDNSTWKNKEQWEALRNQIGSTLTRRLSQRPTAQELEQRNILLAKNEADRRAERSEIKRRLTRKLSQRPTIAELQARKILRFHEYVECTSAQDYDRRADKPWTKLTPADKAAIRKELNEFKSSEMEVHEESRIYTRFHRP from the exons ATGATGAAGTCGACCATAGTGTGCCAGTTGGTGATGGGGCGAATCCAGCAGGAGGAACCCCTTCGGGAAAGGGCAAGTTCCCCAACCTGGGCAAGATTTTCAAACCCTGGAAGTGGAGGAAGAAAAGAAGCAGTGATAAGTTCAATGAAACATCAGAAG TGCTGGAAAGGAAGATATCGATGAGGAAGCCCAGAGAGGAGTTGATAGAGCGAGGGTTGCTAAAGGACATCCCGGAGAATG AGAGCAAAGATGTGAATCACTCCAAAGCTCCTCCGGTTAAAAATGGCCACTCTGCACCACTGCCAGGAGACCACAGGTCAGATACAGCATCAGAAGTCAAGGGAACATCATCGCAGCCACAGGGAGATAAACAAAGGAATAGCCTCGCACCAGAACCGGAGCGCCGCAACAGAGCGCCCTCGGATGTTAGTCGGAACCGCCAGCCTCTAGACGTAGATGCTCGAACTCGGTTTCCACCTGAAACGGACCACCGCAGCCGACTGGAATCAGATTCGGACAGACGAGTGGGAACGTTACCAAGAGAGAGTCACAGTCAGGATGAGGGAAGATATCGGAGAGACGAGAGGGAAGAGAAAGGGATCAGAGACAAAGACAGTGACAGACGGGACAGAAAAGATGACCGGGACCGAGATAGAAGAGACAAAGACAAGAGGGATGCAAGACCAGATAAAGAGGACTGGCACGCAAGAGATGGAAGATCCGAACGAGATGAACGTGAGAGAGACAGACGTAGTGACAGGGAAAAGCAGGAAGACAAAGACTGGAGAGATAACAGAGACAGGAAAGAGCTGAGAGACAGGAAGGAAGATCATGAAAAGAGGGACGAGCCTGAAAGGGGAGATGATCGTGAACAAAAGGAACCGAATGAAAGGAGGGAAGACTGGGAAAGAAAAGAGGAACGGGAGCGACGTGAGGAGCGTGAGAGAAAAGATGACAGAGACAGGAAGGAGGTCACAAAGAAACAGGTGTCTGATGAAAAATTAGTGCGGCCTCAGTCAGAGATAGACATGCGGCCCAGTATTCAGAAGAGCTCGTCTGAAATCGGCCTAAAGGTCCGGCCGGTTTCTGAGGCTGTCCAGAGCAGCTCACTGCCGCAATACACACCCGCTGAGGACGAGTCAAGATTGCGAACAG GATCAGTGGGTGTACGGTTCACTCCTGAGCCCAACCCTGGAATAACCTCCACTAAAGAGTCACAGCAGCCCACTAAACATGCCATCCTCCCTCCCAAATGGCTGATGGCTGCTTCCTCCTCCACCGAGCCTGCTCAAGCCCCATCCTCATCCTTCTCCTCtttatcatcatcttcatcatcctcagCTCCCCCCATTGTGAAGCCTCCTCCCCGGACTGTGTCTTTAAATGTAGATGACTCCTCATGTAGTAATCCTGTTCCCCCCGTAACAACAGGAGACCAGGAGACCCTGCCCACAGTTCCCACACACCTGGCACCTCCAGTCCCTCTTCCCCCTAAACAGCCCCCTGTGCCCCCTCCCAAACCCGCCCATCACAACAGCAACACTGCAGTACAAG CTTCAACGTTACAGAGGTATAGCAAAGCTCCACCACCTCAGTACTGGACAAGCTGCAGACAACAGCCAGATTCCGGAGTCTATCTCTCCTTGCCAACCTACCTCTGCCACAGGGGTTCTCAGCTCCGCCCAG TGGATCTCTCTCAAACTGCAGTCCCAGTCAAGCCATCTCCTCCCATTCCTCCAAAGAGGACTACACCTGTGACCAAACGTCACTCAGATGACTCCTCAACCAATCAGCCTGAGCCTCCTTCCACAGGCCCCGCTCCCGTCCCTGTGCTGGCCCCTGCCCTGCCCCCTGTCCAATCAGACGATGGCAGTAATGGAAGCTCTGAAGAGTTCTCTCCTCCACCAACCCACATCCCCCCATCCCCTCCTCGGGCCCATATGGCCCCTCATATGGACCCGCCCAGCCCAACCACAGAGCCGCCCTCTCAGCCACCCTTATCTCTGCACATTCGCATTCAGAGGGCCTTGAACAATCCTAGCCCATCCCAGCCCAAACAGGACAGATCCCAGCGGGCACACTCACTTCTGTTTGAGCTGCCAGAGGTCCTTGCTGAGGCCCCAGGAGGAGGGCGATTCTCGCTTCCAGTCACTATCGAACCTCTCCGACT GCCTGAGGATGATGATTTTGACATTGAAGAAGAGCTGCAGAAGCTGCGACCGACCCCTCAGCCCGCACGACAGCCAGAGCTGGAGCCACGGAGCCGCCGAGGTCTGGTGGGCGACCCTCGAGTCACGGTCATACCTGAGGACGGTGGACCTGGAAACAGTGAGGATGAGGAAGACAGCGACTCTGACGGGCCCATTAATTACAGAgatgaggaagatgatgatgatgaggaagatGTTCCCACAA GTGGTCTTGCGAGTCGTGTGAAGCGCAAGGATACTCTGGCAATGAAGTTGGAGCGTCAGCAGGAGAAGGAACAGTCTCAAGAGCAGGACAACAGCACCTGGAAGAACAAAGAGCAATGGGAGGCACTTCGCAACCAGATTGGCAGCACACTCACAAG GAGGTTGAGTCAGAGACCCACGGCACAAGAACTCGAGCAGAGAAATATTCTCCTAG CCAAGAATGAAGCTGACAGACGGGCAGAGAGAAGTGAGATCAAACGCAGGCTGACCAGAAAG TTATCACAGAGGCCTACAATAGCGGAGCTTCAGGCCAGAAAGATCCTGCGTTTTCATGAGTACGTGGAGTGCACTTCAGCTCAAGACTATGACCGCCGCGCTGACAAACCCTGGACCAAACTCACGCCTGCTGACAAG GCGGCCATAAGAAAAGAATTGAATGAGTTTAAGAGCTCAGAAATGGAGGTACATGAGGAGAGCAGGATTTACACCAG GTTTCATCGGCCATAA
- the LOC127650371 gene encoding phosphatase and actin regulator 4A-like isoform X4: MGQGASTQTLNPNRAYITDDEVDHSVPVGDGANPAGGTPSGKGKFPNLGKIFKPWKWRKKRSSDKFNETSEVLERKISMRKPREELIERGLLKDIPENESKDVNHSKAPPVKNGHSAPLPGDHRSDTASEVKGTSSQPQGDKQRNSLAPEPERRNRAPSDVSRNRQPLDVDARTRFPPETDHRSRLESDSDRRVGTLPRESHSQDEGRYRRDEREEKGIRDKDSDRRDRKDDRDRDRRDKDKRDARPDKEDWHARDGRSERDERERDRRSDREKQEDKDWRDNRDRKELRDRKEDHEKRDEPERGDDREQKEPNERREDWERKEERERREERERKDDRDRKEVTKKQVSDEKLVRPQSEIDMRPSIQKSSSEIGLKVRPVSEAVQSSSLPQYTPAEDESRLRTGSVGVRFTPEPNPGITSTKESQQPTKHAILPPKWLMAASSSTEPAQAPSSSFSSLSSSSSSSAPPIVKPPPRTVSLNVDDSSCSNPVPPVTTGDQETLPTVPTHLAPPVPLPPKQPPVPPPKPAHHNSNTAVQVDLSQTAVPVKPSPPIPPKRTTPVTKRHSDDSSTNQPEPPSTGPAPVPVLAPALPPVQSDDGSNGSSEEFSPPPTHIPPSPPRAHMAPHMDPPSPTTEPPSQPPLSLHIRIQRALNNPSPSQPKQDRSQRAHSLLFELPEVLAEAPGGGRFSLPVTIEPLRLPEDDDFDIEEELQKLRPTPQPARQPELEPRSRRGLVGDPRVTVIPEDGGPGNSEDEEDSDSDGPINYRDEEDDDDEEDVPTSGLASRVKRKDTLAMKLERQQEKEQSQEQDNSTWKNKEQWEALRNQIGSTLTRRLSQRPTAQELEQRNILLAKNEADRRAERSEIKRRLTRKLSQRPTIAELQARKILRFHEYVECTSAQDYDRRADKPWTKLTPADKAAIRKELNEFKSSEMEVHEESRIYTRFHRP; encoded by the exons ATGATGAAGTCGACCATAGTGTGCCAGTTGGTGATGGGGCGAATCCAGCAGGAGGAACCCCTTCGGGAAAGGGCAAGTTCCCCAACCTGGGCAAGATTTTCAAACCCTGGAAGTGGAGGAAGAAAAGAAGCAGTGATAAGTTCAATGAAACATCAGAAG TGCTGGAAAGGAAGATATCGATGAGGAAGCCCAGAGAGGAGTTGATAGAGCGAGGGTTGCTAAAGGACATCCCGGAGAATG AGAGCAAAGATGTGAATCACTCCAAAGCTCCTCCGGTTAAAAATGGCCACTCTGCACCACTGCCAGGAGACCACAGGTCAGATACAGCATCAGAAGTCAAGGGAACATCATCGCAGCCACAGGGAGATAAACAAAGGAATAGCCTCGCACCAGAACCGGAGCGCCGCAACAGAGCGCCCTCGGATGTTAGTCGGAACCGCCAGCCTCTAGACGTAGATGCTCGAACTCGGTTTCCACCTGAAACGGACCACCGCAGCCGACTGGAATCAGATTCGGACAGACGAGTGGGAACGTTACCAAGAGAGAGTCACAGTCAGGATGAGGGAAGATATCGGAGAGACGAGAGGGAAGAGAAAGGGATCAGAGACAAAGACAGTGACAGACGGGACAGAAAAGATGACCGGGACCGAGATAGAAGAGACAAAGACAAGAGGGATGCAAGACCAGATAAAGAGGACTGGCACGCAAGAGATGGAAGATCCGAACGAGATGAACGTGAGAGAGACAGACGTAGTGACAGGGAAAAGCAGGAAGACAAAGACTGGAGAGATAACAGAGACAGGAAAGAGCTGAGAGACAGGAAGGAAGATCATGAAAAGAGGGACGAGCCTGAAAGGGGAGATGATCGTGAACAAAAGGAACCGAATGAAAGGAGGGAAGACTGGGAAAGAAAAGAGGAACGGGAGCGACGTGAGGAGCGTGAGAGAAAAGATGACAGAGACAGGAAGGAGGTCACAAAGAAACAGGTGTCTGATGAAAAATTAGTGCGGCCTCAGTCAGAGATAGACATGCGGCCCAGTATTCAGAAGAGCTCGTCTGAAATCGGCCTAAAGGTCCGGCCGGTTTCTGAGGCTGTCCAGAGCAGCTCACTGCCGCAATACACACCCGCTGAGGACGAGTCAAGATTGCGAACAG GATCAGTGGGTGTACGGTTCACTCCTGAGCCCAACCCTGGAATAACCTCCACTAAAGAGTCACAGCAGCCCACTAAACATGCCATCCTCCCTCCCAAATGGCTGATGGCTGCTTCCTCCTCCACCGAGCCTGCTCAAGCCCCATCCTCATCCTTCTCCTCtttatcatcatcttcatcatcctcagCTCCCCCCATTGTGAAGCCTCCTCCCCGGACTGTGTCTTTAAATGTAGATGACTCCTCATGTAGTAATCCTGTTCCCCCCGTAACAACAGGAGACCAGGAGACCCTGCCCACAGTTCCCACACACCTGGCACCTCCAGTCCCTCTTCCCCCTAAACAGCCCCCTGTGCCCCCTCCCAAACCCGCCCATCACAACAGCAACACTGCAGTACAAG TGGATCTCTCTCAAACTGCAGTCCCAGTCAAGCCATCTCCTCCCATTCCTCCAAAGAGGACTACACCTGTGACCAAACGTCACTCAGATGACTCCTCAACCAATCAGCCTGAGCCTCCTTCCACAGGCCCCGCTCCCGTCCCTGTGCTGGCCCCTGCCCTGCCCCCTGTCCAATCAGACGATGGCAGTAATGGAAGCTCTGAAGAGTTCTCTCCTCCACCAACCCACATCCCCCCATCCCCTCCTCGGGCCCATATGGCCCCTCATATGGACCCGCCCAGCCCAACCACAGAGCCGCCCTCTCAGCCACCCTTATCTCTGCACATTCGCATTCAGAGGGCCTTGAACAATCCTAGCCCATCCCAGCCCAAACAGGACAGATCCCAGCGGGCACACTCACTTCTGTTTGAGCTGCCAGAGGTCCTTGCTGAGGCCCCAGGAGGAGGGCGATTCTCGCTTCCAGTCACTATCGAACCTCTCCGACT GCCTGAGGATGATGATTTTGACATTGAAGAAGAGCTGCAGAAGCTGCGACCGACCCCTCAGCCCGCACGACAGCCAGAGCTGGAGCCACGGAGCCGCCGAGGTCTGGTGGGCGACCCTCGAGTCACGGTCATACCTGAGGACGGTGGACCTGGAAACAGTGAGGATGAGGAAGACAGCGACTCTGACGGGCCCATTAATTACAGAgatgaggaagatgatgatgatgaggaagatGTTCCCACAA GTGGTCTTGCGAGTCGTGTGAAGCGCAAGGATACTCTGGCAATGAAGTTGGAGCGTCAGCAGGAGAAGGAACAGTCTCAAGAGCAGGACAACAGCACCTGGAAGAACAAAGAGCAATGGGAGGCACTTCGCAACCAGATTGGCAGCACACTCACAAG GAGGTTGAGTCAGAGACCCACGGCACAAGAACTCGAGCAGAGAAATATTCTCCTAG CCAAGAATGAAGCTGACAGACGGGCAGAGAGAAGTGAGATCAAACGCAGGCTGACCAGAAAG TTATCACAGAGGCCTACAATAGCGGAGCTTCAGGCCAGAAAGATCCTGCGTTTTCATGAGTACGTGGAGTGCACTTCAGCTCAAGACTATGACCGCCGCGCTGACAAACCCTGGACCAAACTCACGCCTGCTGACAAG GCGGCCATAAGAAAAGAATTGAATGAGTTTAAGAGCTCAGAAATGGAGGTACATGAGGAGAGCAGGATTTACACCAG GTTTCATCGGCCATAA